A single window of Bacilli bacterium DNA harbors:
- the narJ gene encoding nitrate reductase molybdenum cofactor assembly chaperone, with protein MREEQRAVLIIASRLLSYPAENVWAEVLEIQTCIRECIDSKALRIELSQAAAAFLALPHTELQEQYVATFDLRENTGLYLTAHELGDSRKRGMALVELQNLLKENGYQPPEGELADYIPMLCELLAAGEDSPPLQQLKGRLAVAVKRIWEHLPEDSLYRPVFAALTRAVFGEPAANDIAEAERGRETADLDPLPYPLMYL; from the coding sequence GTGCGGGAAGAACAGCGCGCCGTGCTTATAATCGCATCCAGACTGCTTTCCTATCCGGCCGAAAATGTGTGGGCGGAAGTGCTGGAAATTCAAACATGCATCAGGGAATGCATCGATTCCAAAGCTTTGCGGATCGAGCTGTCCCAAGCGGCCGCCGCATTTTTGGCGCTGCCGCACACCGAACTGCAGGAGCAATATGTCGCCACTTTTGATTTGCGGGAAAATACCGGATTGTACTTGACGGCGCATGAATTGGGCGATAGCCGCAAACGCGGCATGGCGCTCGTCGAATTGCAAAATTTGTTGAAGGAAAACGGCTATCAACCGCCGGAGGGGGAACTTGCCGATTACATTCCCATGTTGTGCGAGCTTTTGGCCGCGGGCGAAGATTCGCCGCCTTTACAACAGTTGAAAGGGCGCTTGGCTGTTGCGGTTAAACGCATATGGGAGCATCTGCCGGAAGACAGTTTGTATCGCCCCGTTTTTGCGGCGCTCACGCGCGCCGTTTTCGGCGAACCCGCCGCAAACGACATCGCCGAAGCGGAACGCGGGCGGGAGACGGCCGATCTTGATCCGCTGCCGTACCCGCTGATGTATCTTTGA
- the narI gene encoding respiratory nitrate reductase subunit gamma, which translates to MAAIFWWIVFPYVTLTIMIAGLLYRFVYRRITWYAPSTEIHEKGWLKIGSPLFHWGIIFAFIGHVMGILIPRSFYEAAGISDETYHAFAIAGGGLAGLMVVAGLIILLLRKLFVERVRVHASFADYFTFLLLLIVGGIGTYITLIYDTTVMEFEYRTTIGPWFRSLFVFQPKYQLMLAVPAIFKLHVIAGFLLFASIPFTRLVHIFSFPARYPTRAPIQYRSRSGYKKN; encoded by the coding sequence ATGGCTGCTATTTTTTGGTGGATCGTGTTTCCATATGTCACCCTAACGATCATGATCGCCGGATTGTTGTACCGGTTCGTGTATCGGCGCATCACATGGTATGCCCCATCGACGGAAATCCATGAAAAAGGCTGGCTGAAAATCGGCTCGCCGCTTTTTCACTGGGGCATCATCTTTGCTTTTATCGGCCACGTCATGGGCATCCTGATCCCCCGCAGCTTTTATGAAGCGGCAGGCATATCCGACGAGACGTATCATGCATTTGCCATTGCCGGCGGTGGCCTCGCCGGACTGATGGTGGTTGCCGGGCTTATCATTTTGCTTTTGCGCAAGCTGTTTGTGGAACGGGTGCGGGTGCACGCTTCGTTCGCCGACTATTTCACTTTTCTTCTGCTGCTGATTGTTGGCGGGATCGGAACCTATATCACCCTTATTTACGACACGACCGTCATGGAATTTGAATACCGGACGACAATCGGCCCCTGGTTTCGCAGCCTGTTTGTCTTTCAGCCGAAGTACCAACTGATGCTTGCCGTCCCGGCCATTTTCAAACTTCACGTCATTGCCGGCTTTTTGTTGTTTGCGTCCATCCCTTTTACCAGATTGGTGCATATTTTCTCTTTTCCTGCCCGCTATCCGACGCGCGCCCCGATCCAGTATCGCTCGCGGTCGGGCTATAAAAAAAACTGA